Proteins encoded together in one Olsenella timonensis window:
- a CDS encoding DUF4230 domain-containing protein, with translation MAFKFPKARMRLVKVGLVAAAAGVALGAAGTLFLLNWNPKDEPVVDNVSVVFGRIVEQNELVCASNDYTFVERASDQVRLFDLIDIPFTDNAFWYRYSGTIKVAVDLNDAEYAQDGKTITVTLSEPYVSSNTPDMDVTGVLEERNNALNPIDVADVDALQRDCVTKSEEYVSADGELMEEAKTNAEDNITRMFTAALGEDYAVEFVWRGASAESSKA, from the coding sequence ATGGCGTTCAAGTTTCCCAAGGCCAGGATGCGTCTCGTTAAAGTTGGGCTTGTTGCGGCGGCAGCTGGAGTAGCGCTGGGCGCTGCTGGGACTCTGTTCCTCCTAAACTGGAATCCCAAAGATGAGCCAGTGGTTGATAACGTCAGTGTTGTGTTTGGGCGTATCGTCGAGCAGAACGAACTGGTTTGTGCGTCGAATGACTACACGTTCGTTGAGAGGGCGAGCGACCAGGTTCGCCTGTTTGATCTGATTGACATTCCGTTCACAGACAACGCGTTTTGGTACCGCTACTCAGGCACTATCAAAGTTGCAGTTGATCTCAACGATGCCGAGTACGCGCAGGACGGAAAAACAATCACCGTAACGCTCTCTGAGCCCTATGTGTCTTCCAACACCCCGGACATGGATGTGACCGGGGTTCTCGAGGAGAGAAACAACGCACTTAACCCAATCGACGTTGCCGACGTCGACGCGCTTCAACGCGATTGTGTGACAAAGAGCGAGGAATATGTTTCCGCTGACGGCGAGCTGATGGAGGAGGCAAAGACAAACGCCGAAGACAACATCACGCGAATGTTCACCGCTGCACTCGGAGAGGATTATGCCGTTGAGTTTGTCTGGCGGGGTGCGTCTGCCGAAAGTTCGAAGGCATAG
- a CDS encoding helix-turn-helix domain-containing protein, whose translation MDNAQEKRALGARIVAERTRRGITQRQLALMTGTSRSYLWKIEIGAADVGIDVLIRIAHALDVPVRNLIEF comes from the coding sequence ATGGACAACGCACAGGAGAAGCGGGCTCTCGGGGCCCGAATCGTCGCCGAGCGGACTCGCCGTGGCATCACGCAGCGCCAGCTCGCGCTCATGACAGGCACGAGCCGCTCCTATCTCTGGAAAATCGAGATAGGAGCGGCCGATGTGGGCATCGACGTGCTCATTCGCATTGCCCACGCCCTTGATGTGCCCGTACGGAACCTGATTGAATTCTAG